One Aquisediminimonas profunda genomic region harbors:
- a CDS encoding GFA family protein yields MVDREYNGKCLCGAVSYRATGLADIWYCHCTQCRSLTGHFLAACRTRRDRLFVSGDIVWSPHSGAAEHARCAQCGSLLFWANRSTNSISVLPGGLENTDGIDVGGHIFVSEKGGYYEIDDGLPQFDRYPAEALGN; encoded by the coding sequence GTGGTTGATCGCGAATATAACGGCAAATGCCTGTGCGGTGCGGTGTCGTATCGCGCGACGGGGCTTGCCGACATCTGGTATTGCCACTGCACTCAATGCCGAAGCCTGACAGGACATTTTCTCGCTGCCTGCAGAACCCGACGAGACCGTCTTTTTGTGTCTGGCGATATAGTCTGGTCGCCGCATTCCGGCGCAGCCGAACACGCACGATGTGCGCAATGCGGCAGCCTGCTTTTTTGGGCCAACAGGAGCACGAACTCCATTAGCGTTCTTCCCGGAGGGCTTGAAAATACCGACGGAATAGATGTGGGCGGGCATATCTTCGTGTCCGAAAAGGGTGGTTATTACGAGATCGATGATGGCCTGCCGCAGTTCGATCGCTATCCAGCGGAGGCTTTGGGCAACTGA
- a CDS encoding dihydropteroate synthase → MTRTVLSSATKDVVIGFDQPFVMIGERINPTGRKLLAAEMKEGNYDRVVADALAQVAAGAQMLDVNAGIPLADEPKILAEVIQLVQSVTDVPLCIDSSIIEALEAGLAVYKGRALVNSTTAESEVMERVLPLVKKYGAAVVAISNDETGISEDPDERFEIAKLIVQRAQDHGIKPEDVVVDPLVMPIGAINKAGRDVFQLVRRLREELKVNTTCGASNIGFGLPNRHAINNSFLPMIAGMGMTSAILNPLHEGLVPAIKAADVLNGVDPNCANWIRQFREPSPEGEGRGGREGRRSGRRRG, encoded by the coding sequence ATGACAAGAACCGTACTGAGCTCTGCCACCAAAGACGTCGTCATCGGCTTCGACCAGCCTTTCGTGATGATCGGAGAGCGGATCAATCCAACAGGCCGGAAGCTCCTCGCTGCCGAAATGAAGGAAGGCAATTACGATCGCGTTGTTGCAGATGCGCTGGCACAAGTCGCTGCAGGCGCCCAGATGCTTGATGTCAATGCCGGCATTCCGCTGGCGGACGAACCCAAGATTCTGGCTGAAGTCATCCAACTTGTGCAGTCGGTTACGGACGTTCCCCTGTGCATCGATTCCTCGATCATTGAGGCACTCGAGGCCGGGTTGGCGGTTTACAAGGGTCGCGCGCTTGTGAACTCCACGACCGCAGAGAGCGAAGTGATGGAGCGCGTTCTCCCTCTAGTCAAAAAATATGGAGCAGCAGTTGTTGCCATCTCCAATGACGAAACCGGCATTTCGGAAGACCCGGACGAACGCTTCGAAATTGCGAAGCTGATCGTCCAGCGTGCGCAGGATCATGGCATAAAGCCGGAAGATGTCGTGGTCGATCCCCTCGTTATGCCGATTGGTGCGATCAACAAGGCTGGCCGCGATGTTTTCCAGCTCGTGCGGCGTCTGCGGGAGGAACTGAAGGTCAATACGACCTGCGGTGCATCCAACATCGGCTTCGGCCTGCCGAACCGCCACGCGATCAACAACAGCTTCCTGCCGATGATTGCTGGCATGGGCATGACGAGCGCCATCCTCAACCCGCTGCATGAAGGCCTCGTGCCTGCAATCAAGGCCGCGGATGTGCTGAATGGCGTCGATCCAAATTGTGCAAACTGGATCCGCCAGTTCCGCGAACCCTCGCCCGAGGGAGAGGGCCGGGGCGGGCGCGAAGGCCGAAGGAGTGGCCGCCGTCGTGGTTGA
- a CDS encoding methylenetetrahydrofolate reductase: MLDAHEQFEAYGANPGDPLPMLPGHVSHGRFERVLRAGHFAITSEIAPPDSADPDEVLRRAILFDGHVDAINATDGSGANCHMSSLGVCAILTRVGYSPIIQISCRDRNRIAIQGDVLGAAALGVCSVLCLSGDDVSVGDHPEARAVFDLDSVSLLSTVQTLRDEGRFLSGRTIDHPPRLFLGASINPFAPPYANRADQFAKKVAAGAQFVQSQYCFDIEMARQFMVQARDLGLTEKCYVLMGVGVLASAKTAKWLRSAIPGVHIPEAIIRRLEQAEKPKAEGRAIAVELMQQLAEIEGVSGVHLMAYKQEEWIGEIVGRSGVLGSRKPWAAPHPPLAQSTYKSAQN, translated from the coding sequence ATGCTTGACGCGCATGAACAGTTCGAAGCCTATGGTGCCAACCCGGGCGATCCCTTGCCCATGTTGCCCGGACATGTTTCGCATGGACGGTTCGAGCGTGTCCTGCGCGCAGGGCATTTTGCGATTACGTCCGAAATAGCACCGCCAGATTCTGCTGATCCTGACGAAGTCTTGCGCCGTGCGATCCTGTTCGATGGCCACGTCGACGCCATCAATGCGACCGACGGATCGGGCGCCAATTGCCACATGTCCAGTCTGGGTGTGTGCGCGATCCTGACGCGCGTCGGCTATTCCCCGATCATACAGATTTCGTGCCGAGACCGTAACCGCATTGCGATCCAGGGCGATGTTCTCGGAGCGGCGGCTCTGGGCGTCTGTTCGGTGCTTTGTCTTTCCGGCGATGATGTGAGCGTCGGCGATCACCCGGAAGCGCGGGCCGTATTTGATCTGGACAGCGTCTCGCTGCTATCCACTGTGCAGACCTTGCGCGACGAAGGTCGCTTCCTGAGCGGTCGCACGATTGACCATCCGCCGCGCCTGTTTCTCGGCGCGTCCATCAACCCCTTTGCGCCGCCCTATGCCAATCGAGCAGACCAATTCGCCAAGAAGGTCGCGGCTGGTGCGCAGTTCGTCCAGTCGCAATATTGCTTTGATATCGAGATGGCTCGCCAATTCATGGTTCAGGCGCGCGATCTTGGCCTGACCGAGAAATGCTATGTGCTGATGGGTGTGGGCGTGCTCGCTTCGGCAAAGACAGCCAAGTGGCTGCGAAGCGCCATTCCGGGGGTACACATTCCGGAAGCCATCATTCGGCGGCTGGAGCAAGCCGAAAAGCCTAAAGCGGAAGGCCGCGCCATCGCTGTCGAACTCATGCAGCAACTGGCCGAGATTGAAGGCGTGTCCGGCGTCCATCTCATGGCCTACAAGCAGGAAGAATGGATTGGCGAGATCGTCGGCCGTTCCGGAGTTCTTGGCAGCCGCAAGCCCTGGGCTGCGCCGCATCCGCCTTTGGCTCAATCGACTTACAAATCAGCGCAAAACTGA
- a CDS encoding methylenetetrahydrofolate reductase C-terminal domain-containing protein, with protein MKHSRAMERTYDLVNPAIVGLLRVVTRVFGTRLDKPITALEAKGKGLFFDCKMCGNCVLSSTGMSCPMNCPKTIRNGPCGGVRENGHCEVRPEMRCVWVAAWDGASRMKGGSAIKTLQFAVDNQAKGQSSWLRMARDA; from the coding sequence GTGAAACATTCGCGCGCGATGGAGCGAACCTATGATCTGGTCAATCCGGCCATCGTCGGACTGCTTCGCGTTGTCACTCGCGTCTTTGGGACCCGTCTGGACAAGCCGATCACGGCATTGGAGGCAAAGGGGAAGGGCCTTTTCTTCGATTGCAAGATGTGCGGAAACTGCGTGCTTTCGAGCACTGGCATGTCGTGCCCGATGAATTGCCCCAAGACCATTCGCAATGGTCCGTGTGGCGGCGTCCGCGAGAATGGCCATTGTGAGGTCAGGCCTGAAATGCGGTGCGTTTGGGTCGCTGCGTGGGACGGTGCGTCCCGCATGAAGGGCGGCTCTGCAATCAAGACCTTGCAATTCGCCGTCGACAACCAGGCCAAAGGTCAGTCTTCCTGGCTGAGGATGGCGCGCGATGCTTGA
- a CDS encoding DUF1638 domain-containing protein, with product MSGKCLILACGALAAEVVALRKQLGLGDGETELQCLPAEFHNTPSKIAPRVDEILTERRGEFEQVLVGYGECGTGGALDAVLAKHDAVRLPHAHCYEFYAGSARFADITDAEIGSFFLTDYLVRNFDRLVFGGLGLDRFPHLRDSYFGNYRDLVYLAQTESPALQEQARAAAEKLGLNYVYHRVGYGDLAPFLAKAGGKDAAAHV from the coding sequence ATGAGCGGAAAATGCCTGATCCTTGCTTGCGGCGCACTGGCGGCAGAAGTCGTCGCACTTCGCAAGCAATTGGGACTGGGCGACGGCGAAACGGAGTTGCAGTGCCTGCCAGCCGAGTTCCATAATACGCCAAGCAAGATTGCCCCGCGCGTTGACGAGATACTGACCGAACGCCGCGGGGAGTTTGAACAGGTTCTGGTTGGCTATGGAGAATGCGGAACGGGCGGCGCCCTGGATGCAGTTCTCGCCAAGCATGATGCGGTAAGGCTCCCGCACGCGCATTGTTATGAATTCTATGCTGGCAGTGCTCGGTTTGCTGACATCACCGACGCTGAAATCGGCAGCTTCTTCCTGACGGACTATCTCGTGCGCAATTTCGATCGGCTGGTCTTCGGGGGGCTCGGGCTCGATCGCTTCCCGCATTTACGGGACAGCTATTTCGGGAATTATCGGGATCTTGTCTATCTGGCCCAAACGGAAAGCCCGGCCTTGCAGGAGCAGGCCAGAGCAGCGGCCGAAAAACTTGGTCTGAACTATGTCTACCATCGTGTCGGATATGGTGACCTTGCACCATTCCTGGCCAAGGCAGGCGGCAAGGACGCAGCGGCCCATGTATAG
- a CDS encoding corrinoid protein: MADDEIILRDLNDEDLVDQMKDDLYDGLADEVHEGTQILLERGWDANNILSEALVEGMRIVGVDFRDGILFVPEVLQCAGAMKSGMELLRPILAATDSKASLGKYVIGTVKGDIHDIGKNLVGMMLEGAGFEVIDLGINNPVEKYLAAIDEHRPAILGMSALLTTTMPYMGVVIEELDKRGILKELPVMVGGAPLNQEFADAIGAHSYGRDAAISAELARALVGRNS, translated from the coding sequence ATGGCTGACGACGAAATCATCCTGCGGGACCTGAATGACGAAGATCTGGTCGACCAGATGAAGGACGATCTTTATGATGGTCTTGCCGACGAAGTGCATGAAGGCACGCAGATTTTGCTTGAGCGAGGATGGGATGCAAACAACATCCTGTCGGAAGCGCTCGTCGAAGGCATGCGGATCGTCGGTGTGGATTTCCGCGACGGCATTCTGTTCGTCCCTGAAGTTCTTCAATGCGCCGGAGCAATGAAGAGCGGCATGGAGCTGCTTCGCCCAATTCTGGCAGCAACGGACAGCAAGGCGAGCCTTGGCAAATATGTTATCGGCACCGTGAAGGGCGACATTCATGACATCGGCAAGAATCTCGTCGGCATGATGCTGGAAGGTGCGGGGTTCGAAGTCATTGACCTCGGGATCAACAACCCGGTTGAAAAATATCTGGCCGCGATTGACGAGCATCGGCCGGCGATCCTCGGCATGTCGGCCCTGCTGACCACGACGATGCCCTATATGGGCGTCGTGATCGAGGAGCTTGATAAGCGTGGCATTCTCAAGGAACTCCCCGTCATGGTGGGCGGCGCACCGCTGAATCAGGAATTTGCAGACGCCATTGGTGCGCACAGCTATGGCCGCGACGCGGCGATCAGTGCTGAACTCGCCCGTGCGCTGGTTGGCCGGAACAGCTGA
- a CDS encoding GlxA family transcriptional regulator: protein MTETSRQEALERRGTLPRHFVFLLVPEFSLMPFTAAVEPLRVANRMHGGTPYSWSTASADGLPVRASNGTLVQVDSALGTSSQADAVIVCGGIAVAEKLDPAVASRLRRYSRRGVQLGSVCTGSVILADAGLLDGYRCTVHWEEIDSLAENYAALTVTRSLFEIDRDRFTCSGGTAPLDLMLHFISADFGRELGARVADQMLHHTARQASEPQRLALSERTGVRHPRLLDVIAAMESNLESPLPLSDLAQAGGMSLRQMERLFMQNLTTHPARYYRNLRLNRARQMVQQTGMSMIQIAVATGFTSAAHFAKAYGSLHGLPPSRDRSSASASRNTGFEPASRRPAPGLERDAPGTKGSQ, encoded by the coding sequence ATGACGGAAACCTCAAGACAGGAAGCCCTGGAGCGGCGCGGGACGCTGCCACGGCATTTCGTGTTCCTGCTCGTCCCGGAGTTTTCGCTGATGCCATTCACCGCAGCCGTCGAGCCGCTTCGGGTCGCGAACAGGATGCACGGCGGCACGCCCTATAGCTGGAGCACCGCAAGTGCTGACGGTTTGCCGGTGCGCGCAAGCAACGGCACGTTGGTTCAGGTGGACTCCGCACTCGGCACCAGCAGCCAGGCCGATGCCGTGATTGTCTGCGGTGGCATTGCCGTTGCCGAAAAACTCGATCCGGCGGTGGCCTCCCGGCTCCGGCGCTACTCGCGGCGGGGCGTGCAGTTGGGAAGCGTCTGCACGGGCAGCGTCATCCTTGCGGATGCGGGCCTTCTTGATGGCTACCGCTGCACCGTTCACTGGGAAGAAATTGACAGCCTTGCCGAAAACTATGCCGCACTGACCGTCACGCGCAGCCTGTTCGAGATTGATCGGGATCGCTTCACCTGCTCCGGCGGAACAGCACCGCTTGACCTGATGCTCCACTTCATCTCCGCCGATTTCGGGCGTGAACTGGGAGCGCGCGTCGCGGACCAGATGCTGCATCATACGGCGCGGCAAGCCTCGGAACCCCAGCGCCTTGCGCTTTCAGAGCGGACTGGGGTGCGTCATCCCCGCCTTCTTGACGTCATCGCAGCAATGGAAAGCAATCTGGAAAGCCCGCTGCCACTCTCGGACCTGGCGCAGGCAGGGGGCATGTCATTACGCCAGATGGAACGCCTGTTCATGCAGAATCTGACTACACATCCAGCGCGCTATTACCGCAACCTGCGTCTCAATCGCGCCAGGCAAATGGTGCAACAAACGGGGATGTCGATGATCCAAATTGCGGTTGCGACCGGCTTCACGTCCGCTGCGCATTTTGCAAAGGCTTATGGTTCGCTGCACGGCCTGCCGCCCAGCCGCGACCGATCTTCGGCTTCGGCGAGCCGAAATACCGGGTTTGAGCCAGCTAGTCGGCGTCCGGCTCCAGGCCTCGAGCGAGACGCTCCCGGAACAAAAGGATCACAATAG
- a CDS encoding peptide MFS transporter codes for MDAAKQVEMDTFAGHPKGLYFLSFTEMWERFSFYGMSALLALYMVKELLLPLNAAQVLGLATLRSVFEFRGAMSDLAFASIIYGWYAGLVYFTPILGGWVADRILGAKRTVMVGVLLMSAGHLAMSFYQSFLIALVLLILGSGFLKGNISAQVGSLYPVDDESRRSRGFTIFSTGICIGAASGPFVTGLVAALYGWHAGFAVAAVLMLLALAAYVLGQRHLPDDRPVGRKREKAQPLSPAERRRILVLLLVIILTIPAEIAYPMFWSIGILWVDQYVNLQTMWGEVPSSWFASADSIGAIAAAPLLISFWAWQSKRASEPGSVTKIGIGTAIVAFSAMLLSIGNFGTSAPDSVGSGWAIAAWLIMGLAWMYYWPTTLALVSRCAPASVTATMMGVAFLSPFVGHTLAGWVGSYFDQMSPSAFWAMDAGIAVGGAIVILLFRERLARGLEPDAD; via the coding sequence ATGGATGCCGCAAAGCAGGTTGAGATGGATACGTTTGCGGGCCATCCGAAAGGGCTCTATTTTCTCTCCTTCACCGAAATGTGGGAGCGTTTCTCCTTTTACGGCATGTCGGCCTTGCTGGCACTCTACATGGTCAAGGAATTGCTCCTTCCCTTGAATGCCGCTCAGGTGCTTGGCCTTGCCACATTGCGAAGCGTGTTCGAGTTTCGGGGTGCGATGAGTGATCTCGCCTTCGCTTCGATCATTTATGGCTGGTATGCGGGGCTCGTCTATTTCACACCGATCCTGGGCGGTTGGGTGGCAGACCGCATTCTGGGCGCAAAGCGCACGGTGATGGTGGGCGTTCTCTTGATGAGTGCGGGCCATCTCGCCATGTCATTCTACCAGAGCTTCCTGATCGCGCTCGTGCTGCTGATCCTCGGCTCAGGCTTTCTGAAGGGCAATATTTCCGCGCAGGTCGGCTCACTCTATCCAGTCGATGATGAATCGCGGCGGTCGCGCGGCTTCACGATCTTTTCGACAGGCATTTGCATTGGCGCGGCATCCGGCCCGTTTGTCACTGGCCTGGTTGCTGCACTTTACGGATGGCATGCCGGGTTCGCCGTCGCCGCTGTCCTCATGTTGCTGGCCCTGGCTGCCTATGTTCTTGGCCAGCGCCATTTGCCGGACGACCGTCCGGTTGGCCGCAAGCGTGAAAAGGCCCAGCCACTCTCACCAGCGGAACGACGTCGCATCCTTGTCCTTCTCCTAGTCATCATTTTGACGATACCGGCAGAAATTGCCTACCCGATGTTCTGGAGCATCGGCATCCTCTGGGTTGATCAATATGTGAACCTTCAGACGATGTGGGGCGAAGTTCCGTCAAGCTGGTTTGCGTCGGCGGATTCGATCGGGGCGATTGCCGCTGCGCCACTGTTGATATCCTTCTGGGCCTGGCAATCGAAAAGGGCGAGCGAGCCGGGCAGCGTGACGAAGATCGGCATCGGGACGGCAATCGTGGCCTTTTCTGCCATGCTCCTCTCGATCGGAAACTTTGGGACATCCGCTCCGGACAGTGTCGGGTCCGGTTGGGCCATTGCGGCCTGGCTGATCATGGGGCTGGCCTGGATGTACTACTGGCCAACGACGCTGGCGCTGGTCAGCAGGTGCGCGCCCGCGTCTGTGACGGCCACGATGATGGGCGTTGCGTTCCTCTCGCCATTTGTCGGCCACACGCTGGCGGGGTGGGTCGGCAGCTATTTCGACCAGATGAGCCCGTCTGCCTTCTGGGCAATGGACGCCGGGATTGCGGTCGGCGGGGCTATTGTGATCCTTTTGTTCCGGGAGCGTCTCGCTCGAGGCCTGGAGCCGGACGCCGACTAG
- a CDS encoding MFS transporter yields the protein MKNADTNARYTGGALLVGLMGLSLFVNYIDRGNLATGATQIRAELGLSATAYGALLSAFYFAYAFCQLPAGALADRIGGKLVLGIGAALWSISTILTGIVHGFIGLFILRMMLGVGESVAFTTTSKIIASNVPRTKIGLANGIIGFGYLVGPAVGTLIGGLVMAKWGWRSTFLIFGAISLLWLIPWSRVRIREALPDASETHEPVEPVTLSQILRQRALWGASLGHFAGNWNWYFILGYLPMYLEMGRGFSKEQMATVVSGAYFVNAIAALVGGWAIDKAIKSGWSPSLSCKLPLAAAHIAGLGCMMAMPVMPLAACIALLFVYEIFLGLSCPAYFIIPQIMAGPNAAARWVGVQNMAGNLPGIIGLLFAGILIDAESGSYFTAFLFASLVNVLGLIGWIGILPKVQEIDWRTA from the coding sequence ATGAAGAATGCCGATACAAACGCGAGATATACGGGCGGAGCTCTTCTAGTCGGCCTCATGGGTCTGTCGTTATTTGTCAATTATATTGATCGCGGCAATCTGGCGACGGGAGCAACACAAATCAGGGCAGAGCTTGGGCTATCCGCCACAGCATATGGTGCGCTGCTCTCAGCCTTCTACTTTGCCTACGCCTTCTGCCAACTCCCCGCCGGTGCTCTCGCCGATCGCATTGGTGGCAAACTGGTACTCGGGATTGGCGCAGCTCTCTGGTCGATTTCGACAATCCTGACGGGAATCGTCCATGGCTTTATCGGACTGTTCATTCTTCGCATGATGCTTGGTGTAGGAGAAAGTGTCGCTTTTACAACGACATCGAAGATAATCGCCAGCAATGTTCCGCGCACAAAGATTGGCCTTGCGAATGGTATCATCGGGTTCGGCTATCTGGTTGGTCCCGCTGTCGGCACGTTGATCGGCGGCCTTGTAATGGCAAAGTGGGGCTGGCGGTCGACATTCCTGATTTTCGGCGCGATCTCTCTCCTCTGGCTTATTCCGTGGAGCCGAGTCCGGATCCGCGAGGCGCTGCCGGACGCGTCTGAAACGCACGAGCCCGTTGAACCCGTCACACTCTCGCAGATCTTGCGACAACGCGCTTTGTGGGGCGCATCGCTCGGCCATTTTGCTGGCAACTGGAACTGGTACTTCATTCTTGGCTATTTGCCGATGTATCTCGAAATGGGCCGCGGCTTTTCAAAGGAGCAAATGGCGACCGTGGTGTCCGGCGCCTATTTCGTGAATGCCATCGCAGCGCTCGTTGGCGGATGGGCGATCGACAAGGCGATCAAGTCAGGCTGGTCTCCTTCGCTGTCCTGCAAACTGCCATTGGCCGCAGCGCATATCGCCGGTCTGGGTTGCATGATGGCCATGCCCGTCATGCCCCTTGCCGCATGCATTGCACTGCTCTTTGTCTACGAAATCTTCCTGGGGCTTTCCTGCCCGGCTTATTTCATCATTCCGCAAATCATGGCTGGCCCCAATGCCGCTGCGCGCTGGGTCGGCGTCCAGAACATGGCCGGAAATCTGCCAGGCATAATCGGGCTGCTCTTTGCCGGAATTCTCATTGATGCCGAGAGCGGATCCTACTTCACGGCCTTCCTGTTTGCGAGCCTCGTCAATGTCCTCGGATTGATAGGCTGGATAGGCATTCTGCCCAAAGTTCAGGAAATTGATTGGCGCACAGCCTGA